The sequence ACGGAACAGCTGAAATGTGGCTCGaccaaactgagatgtgctgtaacacatacacaaagaatttcaaggacttacaacaagaatataatatattaataatttttatattgattacatgatGAACTGATAGTTCTTAAACATacattaggttaaataaaatatatcactataattacattttttaattattaattattttttaaagtgcacacAGGGGTTCACAGCATATTTCTGTTGCGCACTGTTCTGACCCCGACCCTGACCCCTACCAGCACGCTGGAACCCACATGGAACTGCCCCCATGACACCTTTCAAATGGTTTTGCTTATGGAGTGGTTAAGGGCCCACTGATGCTCAGTCTGGGAACGCTGTCAGCAGTTCGGACTTGCGAAGATATCAAAGTGGTATCGGAGCAACgcccctcttttcttccttaaaatatactttattttttcattataaaagaatTAGATGCTCATTGTTGAAAGTCTAATGACATGGAAATGAGTAAGAAAATGAACTCCCCACCTCATCACCTTGAGTAGTTAGTGCTTTTCTCTATGCCGAAAAAACAGGCACATCTCTGAGGGGCTTTTCCCCTTTGACATAGAAGGACATAACATTATACAATTACattgtgtgtgtctttttccctCTCACGTTACAGTTATCATTCCATATCAATAAACATtgaactgggtttttttttcagtgtgccCCAGGCATGAGACAGCTCTGGCCACCAACGCAAGCATCAAGCTGGGAtgaaggaaggactgtgggtCTCCTTTGCCCCTGGCTATTATAGGGCAACACCCCCAATCAGTGTCTCCTTGCCCATTGTCAGGGGTTTTGAACTACTGTTAATAGCAATAAAATGTTCTCTCATAAGGTGATACCTAATTCCCTTAATGGACATTCAGATTGCTTTTACTACTTGCTACTACAAACAGTGCTAGAATCAGTTAATTTATACCAGTATCTTTATTGATGAGTTCTCTGTAGGCTACATTTCCAGTAGGATTACTATGTTAAAGACTCACCACATTTAAAGGTTCAATATTGCCAGAATACTTCCCAAGAAGGATGCAGAATTCACACTATCATCAGCAATGTGTGAATCTATTTTCTCACACCCTTACCAGCAATAGATATAAATCTTCTAATATTTTTGCAAATCTGAGGGGtgaaaaatgttctcattttctcAGGAAATTGCATTCCCCTGACTACCAATGGAGTTTCTTGTTTATCGGGCATTTGtgctccctttttaaaaattaaattaaatttgccctgcctggtttggctcagtggatcgggtgccagcctgtgaactgaagcgttgctggttcaattccaagtccgggcacatgcctgggttgtgggctgggtccccagtcggggccgtgtgaaaggcaaccgactgatgtctctctccctttccctctgtctaaaagtaaatcaataaagtctttgaaaaaaatgtaaatgtattggggtgacactggttaatgaaattatataggtctGAAATGTACAATTCTACGCTATGTCATCGGTACATTGCATTATGGGCCTCGTTTGTACTTCTTTTCCTGTAGAATTGCCAGTTCATAACCTTGGCTCCTTTATCTCATCTTTCTTCCCCATATCGActtgtaagagttctttgtacaATATAGATATTAGCTCTTTATACTCACAACTTTAGATCCGCAGCTCAGAGTTTGCCCTGAACTGCAGATACACATCTAATTGTCATTGGTATCTGCGCTTGGATGGCTTAGACGCATTATCAAACCCATCAGGCCCCAAACCGAATTTCTAGTCTTCTGCAGAAAATCTCTCCTGCAATAGTCCGAATCTCAATGAATGCTTCCAGCTGCTCTGCGTCATCTTGGATCCCTCTTTCACGACTGACAGCCAATCGCAACTCTACTGTCACATCTGACCACTTCCCCTGGATTCTATTGGCATGCCCCATTCGTGTCACCGTCATCTCTCTCCTGTATGTTTTCAGTAATGGTAATTTTTCAGAGCAAACAACTGTTTTcgctcttttttttcctcatttcttttcttggGGGGGGTTAGggagtaatttttaattttttaaaagattttatttatttatttttagagtgggaagggagggagatagagagagagagagagaaacatcaatatgcggttgctgggggtcatggcctgcaacccaggcatgtgccccgactgggaatcgaacctgcgacactttggttcacagcccgtgctcaatccactgagctacgccagccagggctaatttttaatttttttgttgttgttgtcttacAAATACACCAGACAACCATGCAGTGCTGCCAGCACTGGATGCCGTCCTGGGCCACAAACCTACACACTCCTTTGCAACTGCTCCTGGGATGGCGGAGCTTTCGTTTCGCTTTACCGTTCGCTAGGACCCCCACATTACCTTCAAAGTTAAGAAACATACCATCTTTCCTCCGGCATGACTTTCGTTGTTGAATTACTACAGCTGGGCGAACCTTCTTTCCGAGCTCTGGTTTGCCTTTTTCGACTGTGCCCATCACCACGTCACCCGCACCCGCGGCGGGAGGCCTGTTCAGTCGTCCCTTGATCCCCTTCACAGGGATGATACACAGATTTCTGGCTCCTGTGTTGTGGTCAGCACAGTTGATGAGGGCTTCTAATGGGAGGCTGGAAGACCAAGGGCAATCCGGGATTTCACACTGGAAGACACAGCACATCCTCTTCAACATCTTGAAGGCAGAAAGGCATAGACAACATTGTTTTTCCCATTTCAATAGCAGCCATAAGGATACTTAAggaaacaatgaaggaaaagtcCTATCAGACCTCCAGCCTCACCAAGAGTGAAGGCCAAAGTCATTCTACAAGGTCTCACCCCCccaatccccacccccatcctgatGCTCTATGATTCACTTGGTttcccacctccagcctcacTGCTCCGTGCAGTTCCTCGAGCAAGCGTTTCCCCAAAACTTTTTGACTTGTGTTGTACTTTCTGACTGAATAATTCTTCCGGAGGATAACTTGCTTGCTCCTTTGGTTACTTTGAGTCTTTAGCACTAACCAACAGGCTATATGTTTTACTTGTTCATCTGTCTCCTCACCATAATATAAACTCCACGAAGGGGGGGAATTTTGTCactttttgttcactgctgtattctTGGTGCTGCCCACATGGTAGGTCCTCAATAAAATTTGTAGAGTAAGCTTGTAGGCAAATATTTTCCTAAGTTTGtctcatgtatttgtttttgacGTCTTCCCTCAGCAAGATCTTTATTTGCATACATCTGTCGGTTTTGaaatttttcctctcatttttttttaaagactaaactTTCAccctggcctagctcagtgggttgactgCGAGTCTGTGaatcagagggtcgctggttcgacttccagtctagggcacatacctaggttgcaggccaggttccccaattgggggggggggcacgtgagaagcaaccacacattgatgtttctattcctctcttcctcctttgcttctcctctctctaaacataaataaaatcttaaaaagaagaaaccctcAACTTTTGCCCCCTGAAGGACCGTTCTCTCGaccttatcttttattttattaaacttcttAATGTGCAATATTTCAAGAGCCACATCTTACTAATCCTCGTTTGTAAATTCCATAAAGGCAGAGGCGTGCTCGTATTTTTCATGTCTCCAGCGTCTGCCAGGACCTCAGCAACCTCAGAGAACGTGTTCCCAGAGAAGAAACTAATGGCACGAGGCTTTCTCCCTAGGCAGACGCCTCTCAGATCCCCTCAGACAGCTCTGCACAGTCCCGGAGGCGGGAGTCCCAGGAGCCTTTTGCTGAGTGAAGgcgttttttctgtttttttttttcctgccaggcCCGGCCTTCCCTTGGACATTATTGCTGCCACCTGAAGACTCATGTTTGGCCTAAGCTGCCAGAATGGGAGAAGCCCTGCCTTCCAAGTGAACCAAGTTTTTCCTTGGGGCCCACCGATTACCGCCTCACTCGAGCCAGAGGCTGCCTCTCGGACTAGGCCGCTAACTACAGACGTTCCCAAagcacctccccacctccccacccctccttctgcctccccaccccgctCCGGCAGTGGCGGTTGGTGGCGCGCCgtcttctctctcccaccccactgctAACGAGCGGGCGCAAGGCCTTCTGGGATTGGCTGCGACAGCATGCATCTTCTCTCAGGCTCTCTGATTGGCTGCAGGGCGCGCGGGATGTGAGCCCTGATTGGCTAGGTTAGAGCGCCTGCGCGGCGGGGTTCTCCGTCGCCAGCCATTCCTGGGGAGGACTGCCGGCTGGCCGGACGTCTCGCCTGCTTCTTCAGGAGAGGTCCCGGCCCTCCGGGAAGGCGGTTGCGGCGGTAAAATGAAGATATTCGTGGGAAACGTCGATGGAGCGGATACAACGCCGGAGGAGCTGGCAGCCCTCTTCGCGCCCTACGGCACAGTCATGAGCTGCGCCGTCATGAAACAGTTCGCCTTCGTGCACATGCGCGAGAACGCGGGCGCGGTGCGCGCCATCGAGGCCCTGCACGGCCACGAGCTGCGGCCTGGGCGCGCGCTCGTGGTGGAGATGTCGCGCCCACGGCCTCTTAACACTTGGAAGATTTTCGTGGGCAATGTGTCGGCTGCTTGCACGAGCCAGGAGTTGCGCAGCCTCTTCGAGCGCCGCGGACGCGTCATCGAGTGTGACGTGGTGAAAGGTAACGCGAAGGCGCGCGCACGGGGGCACTCTGCTTGTTAGCCACTCCCCTTTCCCGGGGGTCGGTGAATGCgcggttgggggcgggggtggcgagAAGTCCGCGGGAGCGTGGTCCGAGTTGTTGGGGGCGCGATGGATAgagccaccctcctcccctgcgGTCCAGGCACCATTCACAAGTGGGAGGAAGCGGCTCTGGGTGGGTGCGGCGGCCACTGCTGGCCGAACTACGGGGCCGGGGACGCGCCTGAGAGACTCGCGAGTGTACCGGGGGCGCGCCTTCCACTGTTCTCCTGGGCCTGGCACCGAGCGGAAATTGGGAAGTGACGGGCACGAGCCGGATCATGGAGCGGGGAAGATCTCTACACTTCCCCAGACGTCGGTCAGAGCGAGGGACGAGGGAAAAGGTGGGGGCTGACGCCCCAAGACCACCCTCGTGTTCCCTCCCGGTGAATGCTCCCGAGCGGAAGGTAACGGGGCCCTTGGACGTTTCTTgggctggggttttttttactaTTCCGTGGCGTGGGTGTAGTCATGGGTATAGTTACTCGTGGGTACAGGAGGGGGCCCTTCTGAACCACTATGGCCTTTTAATATTGTTAGGTGGTTTAGGCGTGGCAAATCTGCGCTTTCCAGATCCTTCAAATTTGGGTTTATTTTCTTTGGGCTCTATTTTGCATCTGTGAACTTGGAAATCCCGACCTCTCGAGCGTGGAAGGAGGCTTACTTTATGAAGGCTCCTTCTCCGTAGACTTTACTTACCAAACCTGTGCCCCAGGGCATTGCCATTCTTTTGAAGCTTGGTGATTTTGCAAGGGGGCATACTGTGTGGCTGAGGGGGAATATGGGAAGGGGTCTGTGAGgggttttctttaattccttagacGTTCATTAAACACTTATTAGTTGTTTTTGCTTGATGAGCCTGATCTTCAGGGCAGATCCCTAGTTTGCCTTTTAAATGTATCACCATAATTTAGGCCTGACCTCTTTTTTGGAACCTAGTTGATTTTTTTCATAGTATGGGTTCCTATTCCCTAAGCTGTTATTTTATATCGCCAGGGTTTGGTGGGACAGCCTTTGTGTATGTGGCTAGTCTCTGTATCTCTTGGGATCAGAATTAACTTTGCCCTGACATCTTGGAGGATGCAGCCTGGGAGTGTCTGATGCCCGACTCCTGGTACTACTGGATACATACATGGTCACTATCCTGTGTGAGGTTTTGAGGCCAGGAAATAAATGGGAGCGCAGGTGCTTATTTATTTCCACCAAGATAACTTCATTTGCTGTCCCGGAGGGGCACATCTTTTGGGCCACCTTGTCCTTTCCATAACTGGGAGAAGTGTAAAGGGGTGTGCAGTGTCCACTCCTGGATGAATTCCTTGTTGTGCATTAACACTGCATTCTGTTTTCCTCAGCTCAGGTTGTGCAAGCCCACGACTGTCCGGAATCGGGTCCCTGCTGGGTGCTCTGAGGCAGGCTGTATGGTGCatggatttttgcttttgttcagaGTTAAGGAATGAGAAAGGCC is a genomic window of Phyllostomus discolor isolate MPI-MPIP mPhyDis1 chromosome 6, mPhyDis1.pri.v3, whole genome shotgun sequence containing:
- the LOC114498602 gene encoding RNA-binding protein 14 isoform X2; this encodes MKIFVGNVDGADTTPEELAALFAPYGTVMSCAVMKQFAFVHMRENAGAVRAIEALHGHELRPGRALVVEMSRPRPLNTWKIFVGNVSAACTSQELRSLFERRGRVIECDVVKDYAFVHMEKEADAKAAIAQLNGKEVKGKRINVELSTKGMVPTGV
- the LOC114498602 gene encoding RNA-binding protein 14 isoform X3; the encoded protein is MKIFVGNVDGADTTPEELAALFAPYGTVMSCAVMKQFAFVHMRENAGAVRAIEALHGHELRPGRALVVEMSRPRPLNTWKIFVGNVSAACTSQELRSLFERRGRVIECDVVKGNWRSWQPIRKRVWANAGLLFY